Within bacterium, the genomic segment ATAGACCTTGGCATTGGCGTAGTCACCACCGATTGTCCGGGTGTTGAACCGGGCCTTGACAGAAGCTGTCAGCGAATCGTACATCCCAGCGCCACGGCTGGTGAACGTCGTATCCGGATGGAACTTCTGCTTTATCACGGCGCTTCCGCCGCCGACCGAGGTGTCGGCCTTGAAGATCAGGCCGCGACTAATCGGGTTGTCATCGTCGACCAGGGTCACGATGTTGCCGTAACGGTCAGCACCGAAGACCGCGAAGCTGTCGGACTGCACACCGGCCGTCAGGTTCAGCGCGGCCGCTTTGGTCAGCTGCGAGGTCCACTTGATGCCGGTCTTGAAGCTGTCGGCAACGGTGGCCTGGGTAGCGATGAAGAAATGATGCAGGGACTGATCGCTCGGATGGTAGCCATCGCTGTAACTCGAGGACGCCCAAACCGGGCTGGCTTCCGTCGCAACCTGGATCATGTAGTTGGTATCGGAAGCCGTCGGGTTGACGAACCCTTCGATCTTGACGTAGATACCGTTGGTACCAGACGGATCCATCAGGAACGGGGCCACGATGGCGATCGAGTCACCGGCGCCGCCGACCCAAGGCGAAGCATAATACGTCGTACCAGCGTCCACGGACAACTTGACCTTGGAGGCGTCAAACGTCGCGGGCAGACCGGCATCACCGGTCAGGTGCGGGAACTTGACAAAGATAATGCTATCCGGCTGCTCCGGACCGATCGTGTTACCGGCGCCAGCCTTGAACTGGATGACACGGTTGACAGTGGCGCCCACCTTGTCGCCGCTGATGGCTATAGCCTTGACGTTGGTGACACTGTCGATCGAGGACACGGTCTGCAGGTTTAACAGCCCGAGGTCCAGGGTCTTCACGGTGTTGGTAGTATACTCGCCGTTGGGACCCTTACCAATCGCCCACTGGATCGTGACACGACGGATGCCGTTGAATTTCACGCGCAGGCCCATCGGGTTGGCGCCGATGCCGCCCAGGTTGATCAAGCTGCTGTCAGTACGGTCGGCCTTATCCACGTCGTAGCCGTAGATGAAAGACTTGTCGCTCTGCATCCAGCCAGGCACGGCGGCCAGTTGGCCGTAAGCAGCAGCGCGGGCCACACCTTTAATGCCCAAGCTGTCCAGGGTGACCGAATCCGAAGCCGCCGGACCAGCCAGCACCGGATCGTGCCCGTCGATCAGGAAATTGATCGCCGAAACACTGCCCGCTCCTGAATACATGCTCAACTTGGTCAGGAACTTCTCTGCCCCGGTGGTGGTGAAATCCAGGCCAGACACCTTGTTGTAGTCTTCGTCCAGGGCGTAGATCGGCAGGAACGCCGGGATGACCGCATTGTTGGTCACCTTGCCGCTGGAGTTGGCAGTATTCAGGTTGGTCTGGAAAGTGGTGATGTCGAAGGTATAGACCGGACCAGGCTCGGCCGAGCACAGCACGGAATCGCTGGCGCCGCCGGAAGCCGACTTGGCGATTACCAGGATGCCGCTGCCGAAACCGTGCGAGGTCGTGCCCTGCCACTTCGCGGTGCTCAGATCGATGAGGCTGCCCGCGGCAACATTGATGCCCTTCAGCGAATCGACGCCAGCGTCCAGATCCGTACCACCAGGATTGGTGATGACACTGGAAAGGATGAAATGGCTCGGTTTACGGGAATTCCCACCCACCGTGGTCCCGTTGTTCAGGATCGCGGTCATGGCACTGTTTACGGCATAACTCTTCACGGTGCCGGCCGGGTGGTCGTCATCCTTGTCGTCATCGGTGTAATAGGTAATGTCAACATACTTGTACTGCAGGAAAACCTTCTCCACCGCCGAGCCGTCCAGGGTGGAACCGGTGGTGAACGGCACACCGAACTTGTCCTTCAGGACGATCTTGAAGGTTTTAGCCGGGGTGTGGCTGCCCAGCGCGATACGGTTCAACATTGCATTGCTCTCATGCGTGGCCCGGTTCGTGACCTTCATGTTCGTGCTGCTGATCGTCAGGCTTCCGATCAGGGCCTTGTCATCCGACTTCAGGATCGTGCGGGTGATGGTCGCGGTGTTGGTGGCCGAAACACCCAGCAGACTCTTGCTCGTGTTCGCGACCTTCTTACCATTAAGATGGAAGTAGATCGGAATCGAGGTCGTGTTGTCCGAGGTCCGGTTGAACTTCAGACCGAAGCCCGGGACGTTACCATGATTCGGGGCGCCCAGATAAATGATCGAGAACGCCGAATCGGAGCAGGTGGTGGAAGCCACGGCGTTGAAGACTTCCTGCGCACCAGCGCCCGGCGAATCCTGAGCGTCAACCCAGTGATCCTTGCCGCGGGAAGCATAAGACTTGCCAGAATTCGGCTGGAAGAGACGAACGTAGGTGTAATTGTCGTCACTCTCAGTCTTTAGATAGGTGCTCGGCTCCGTGGGGTTATGACCCCAGCCCTTACCAGCAATGTCGTAAAGCGTCGGCGTAGCAGTGAAGGTGCCCTTGTCCTTGGGCACGTAGATGGTTAACGAATCCATATCACTGGTAGCGTCGGTATTGAAATAATCCGGAACCCAGTTGTCGAAACGGTCGACGATGTACATCGAATCGGCCGCCGACCAGGTCTGGTTGTTCAAAATGCTGGAAATGCTGGAGTTAGAGCGGACCGAAGCGGCCCGGTCGTTCTTGACATAGAAGTTGGTCGAATCAGGGAAGATACCGTTCTGCACATAGGAGGTCCCATGCTTGAACAGAATGGCCAGCTTCCGCTGCGCGGCCGTCTTGGTGTGGTTGTTGATCTTCAGCACGTTCTCACCGAACTTGAAACCACCTTCCAGGGTGACAAACACGGTCCTGGAATTCGAGAACGTGTTAACATCCTTTACCACAACCACCGGCTGCCGCGAATCGCTGTAGTTATCCAGCGTGTTCGGGGTGGTAACGGTGATATTGCTGGAAGTAACCGTATACTGATCCTGAACCAACTGCGGCGGATTACTATTATCCATATACTGCGTGGATATCTTGACCTTGCCATCCTTCAGCGCGGCCTCATCGACCACCGTGCCCTCGGGCAGGGTGAACGTGTATTCAACACCGCTGGTGAAATTCTGCGCCGCGGTCTCGAACTTCACTTTCAGGTCGAACGCGTGCCCGACGGTATCCTTGGCGGTGGAAGCTGTGTTCCCAGACGCGGTCCGCCAATTGGCATCCAAAGCATCACCATTAATATCATACGCTTTAATGGTGAAATTGACCGACGACGCCAGGGATATCTGCGCCAACAGGTTCGAGGTGACGAGACCCAGCAACAGAGTTAGAGCTACTGTTAAACTGGCCAAAAAACGAGATTTCATAAGAGATTTCCTCCTGAATGAAAAAAGGGAAACACTTGCCAGGCCAGAACAGTCCGCTGGTCGGTTTTGCTCCATAGACTCCCCTCCGCTTTGCTGTTTGTGTCCGGTTGACTTCAAATTCAACATACTTTAAAGCTTCCAACTGATACAAATTTCAACATCTGCACTCCAAAACCAAAACAGTGCTTCGTATTTCTGCCCTGCCTTTCTCGCATTGAACCTTCAGCCGTTCGCGCAAGCCATTATGCATCAATCTTTTACAAGAAATTAGATACAATACGGCACACTTTACGACTGATCGCCTGAATTATACAGGTGATACAATAGTTTGTCAAGAATAAATCCAGCGCTACATCTGGATTTGATTTTGCCAAGTCCGCTAAAAACCTCCCTCTAAACGCCCTCTCACAGCCAAAACGGATTTCTATTATTCGCCCATCTATTTCGCCATCAACTTGAGCAGAGCCAGCAGATCGAACACATCGGTCTTGCCGTTGCCGTCAATATCGGAAGCGAACGAACTCGGCTGGGCTCCTGACATCACTTTCAGCAGCCCCAGCAGATCGAACACGTCGATCTTCTTGTTACCGTCGATGTCACCCTTCTGCTGAGTCTGCTCGGCCAGGATGAAACGGTTCACATGCTCGGGGGCGCCGGACGGGAAAGTGGTCGTGTTCATGTTGTCCTGAACCACGATGTAGTAGTCGATCAGCGTGCCGACAGTCTGCGCGCCTTCCTGGATCAGGGCGGTGAACAGGTTGCCGGACTGACGGTTGAAAGACACATCCTTGTAAGCGCCGCCGTTGACCGAGTAATACAGCCGCGCGTTCGCGCTGCTGACTATCTCATCGTCGGTCACGTTGATCCGCACCTCGTACGTGCCGCTCAGGCCGTGCAGCGTGTCGATCGGGGCCGGGCTCACGGTCACTCCGCCGGAGGCCACTTTCAGGT encodes:
- a CDS encoding T9SS type A sorting domain-containing protein; translation: MKSRFLASLTVALTLLLGLVTSNLLAQISLASSVNFTIKAYDINGDALDANWRTASGNTASTAKDTVGHAFDLKVKFETAAQNFTSGVEYTFTLPEGTVVDEAALKDGKVKISTQYMDNSNPPQLVQDQYTVTSSNITVTTPNTLDNYSDSRQPVVVVKDVNTFSNSRTVFVTLEGGFKFGENVLKINNHTKTAAQRKLAILFKHGTSYVQNGIFPDSTNFYVKNDRAASVRSNSSISSILNNQTWSAADSMYIVDRFDNWVPDYFNTDATSDMDSLTIYVPKDKGTFTATPTLYDIAGKGWGHNPTEPSTYLKTESDDNYTYVRLFQPNSGKSYASRGKDHWVDAQDSPGAGAQEVFNAVASTTCSDSAFSIIYLGAPNHGNVPGFGLKFNRTSDNTTSIPIYFHLNGKKVANTSKSLLGVSATNTATITRTILKSDDKALIGSLTISSTNMKVTNRATHESNAMLNRIALGSHTPAKTFKIVLKDKFGVPFTTGSTLDGSAVEKVFLQYKYVDITYYTDDDKDDDHPAGTVKSYAVNSAMTAILNNGTTVGGNSRKPSHFILSSVITNPGGTDLDAGVDSLKGINVAAGSLIDLSTAKWQGTTSHGFGSGILVIAKSASGGASDSVLCSAEPGPVYTFDITTFQTNLNTANSSGKVTNNAVIPAFLPIYALDEDYNKVSGLDFTTTGAEKFLTKLSMYSGAGSVSAINFLIDGHDPVLAGPAASDSVTLDSLGIKGVARAAAYGQLAAVPGWMQSDKSFIYGYDVDKADRTDSSLINLGGIGANPMGLRVKFNGIRRVTIQWAIGKGPNGEYTTNTVKTLDLGLLNLQTVSSIDSVTNVKAIAISGDKVGATVNRVIQFKAGAGNTIGPEQPDSIIFVKFPHLTGDAGLPATFDASKVKLSVDAGTTYYASPWVGGAGDSIAIVAPFLMDPSGTNGIYVKIEGFVNPTASDTNYMIQVATEASPVWASSSYSDGYHPSDQSLHHFFIATQATVADSFKTGIKWTSQLTKAAALNLTAGVQSDSFAVFGADRYGNIVTLVDDDNPISRGLIFKADTSVGGGSAVIKQKFHPDTTFTSRGAGMYDSLTASVKARFNTRTIGGDYANAKVYFGGLSITPAKATSAGYYMVVMDSTDVSIRDSILIKAAGTVAGSVAKISPTDTLKTSKNTEQTTALVALLKDAYGNILADSLVNFAVTTGSATFIDSNGVAILSAKTSIDVKSGADGKASVKIKTGSTGDLIVVTASPKSVPTSTVTYIITTTIVRVQGDSRIHFTALDSLVPDTLAKSLVAHVRDGDGVKKVSLVTYKTMLTLGTDNKFVAAATTDTVAYDSTMAVTSGDSVDVTFHLPKQALGSSVAYKVVVTDAFDSLTASVMKNYVIAPKRGKSKLSTEATNVADIMRLVYLVLGYATPTTVDWFGLDLNQDGAFTGDQDLVTILNIWKGTATLASAGEQQTRSAKASLSFKETDKANANLFIELENKGELNYAEFQVKYDATKYSLGEVSRTERIDQSVQVVFNNRKEEGILHIIVINLQGRSITSGSGAILSVPVEALNGKFDGNGEISLLSVGFEQNVQSELSKEVLSPKASLPKAFAMSQNYPNPFNPSTTIAYDIPEGKEVQVRLNIYNVRGQLIRTLVNEVKSEGSYQIQWDGSSNNGQKVSSGVYFYRLVAGEFNQTRKMVILK